The following are encoded together in the Thiobacillus sp. SCUT-2 genome:
- the metF gene encoding methylenetetrahydrofolate reductase [NAD(P)H]: MTERTFSFEFFPPKTAEGAEKLRATQKQLAQLNPKFFSVTFGAGGSTRDRTLETVREIQASGSEAAPHLSCIGSTQENIRDILNEYKRQGIRHLVALRGDLPSGSMDVGEFHYANELVAFIRKETGDWFEIEVAAYPEIHPQARSYTEDLANFKRKVDAGANAAITQYFFNADAYFRFVDEASALGVAIPVVPGIMPIGNYVQLARFSDACGAEIPRWLRKKLESYGDDLASIRAFGLDVVTDLCERLLAGGAPGLHFYTMNQAGPSTTIWQRLGLS; this comes from the coding sequence ATGACCGAACGCACATTCAGCTTCGAATTCTTTCCGCCCAAGACGGCGGAAGGCGCGGAGAAGCTGCGCGCGACGCAGAAGCAGCTCGCGCAGCTCAACCCCAAGTTCTTCTCGGTGACCTTCGGCGCCGGCGGCTCGACGCGCGACCGCACGCTGGAGACCGTGCGCGAGATCCAGGCGAGCGGCTCGGAGGCCGCACCGCACCTGTCGTGCATCGGCTCGACGCAGGAGAACATCCGCGACATCCTCAACGAGTACAAGCGCCAGGGCATCCGCCACCTCGTCGCGCTGCGCGGCGACCTGCCGTCGGGCTCGATGGACGTCGGCGAATTCCACTACGCCAATGAACTGGTGGCCTTCATCCGCAAGGAAACCGGCGACTGGTTCGAGATCGAGGTCGCGGCCTATCCCGAGATCCATCCGCAGGCGCGGTCGTACACCGAGGACCTCGCCAACTTCAAGCGCAAGGTCGACGCCGGCGCCAACGCCGCGATCACTCAATATTTCTTTAATGCCGACGCCTATTTCCGCTTCGTCGACGAGGCGAGTGCGCTGGGCGTGGCGATTCCCGTCGTCCCGGGCATCATGCCGATCGGCAACTACGTGCAGCTGGCGCGCTTCTCCGACGCGTGCGGTGCGGAGATTCCGCGCTGGCTGAGGAAGAAGCTGGAGAGCTACGGCGACGACCTCGCGTCGATCCGCGCGTTCGGCCTCGACGTCGTCACCGACCTGTGCGAGCGCCTGCTCGCCGGCGGTGCGCCGGGCCTGCACTTCTACACGATGAACCAGGCGGGCCCGAGCACCACGATCTGGCAGCGACTCGGCTTGTCGTAG
- a CDS encoding phage holin family protein, with protein MRLLLLWILNAVALLAVTWLLPTIEIAGFGTALAAALVLGFINTLVRPVLTLLTLPITVLTLGIFYLVLNGLLFWLASALLPGFQVHGLVSAMVGAILYGVIAWALSALVPPSRG; from the coding sequence ATGCGCCTGCTGCTGTTGTGGATCCTGAACGCCGTCGCGCTGCTGGCGGTGACGTGGCTGCTGCCGACGATCGAGATCGCCGGCTTCGGCACGGCGCTCGCCGCCGCGCTGGTGCTGGGCTTCATCAACACGCTGGTGCGGCCGGTGCTGACGCTCCTCACGCTGCCGATCACGGTGCTCACGCTGGGGATCTTCTACCTGGTGCTGAACGGCCTGCTGTTCTGGCTCGCCAGCGCGCTGCTGCCGGGCTTCCAGGTGCACGGCCTGGTCTCGGCCATGGTCGGTGCGATCCTCTACGGCGTGATCGCCTGGGCGCTCTCCGCGCTCGTTCCCCCTTCCAGAGGTTGA